DNA from Aggregatimonas sangjinii:
CCAAGAATTTTCGAGGCGCAGGTGTCCGGTGGGGCCAATGCAAACGAGGCGCAAAATGCCCACCAGCATTTTATTCCCGGTGACCTTCCGAATGATCAAGGCGGGGTTGGATGGCATTGGTTGAATGCCACCCAGGCCTACAGAGCCAAATTCGACCCTACGGATAGACGCATTCCCGGAACCTTTATTACAGAATATACGACTACTCGTATCGGCGAAAAATCCGATGGGGAATTGCCCACGGTAACTTGGAGCGCCGATGCGCCATATAACCTGAGCCGTTTCGGCGGAATGGTCTCGGCAGACGCAGATCCGGACAATCCTGACGATTTGGTTTTTTCCGCCGCTTGGTCTGCAAAGTATACGGAAGTAGGTATTTCGAACGCCACCCTTTCCGAGAAGAATACGGTTTATCTGAGATTGGCGGATGTACTTTTGGGGCATAGTGAAGCTGCCAATGAAAGTGGTAGTGGTGATGCATATTTCGGTATAAATACGGTTCGAGAGCGTGCCGGTCTCCCTGCATTGTCCGGATTGAGTCAAGACGAATTACGCGATGCCATTGTTAATGAGAGAGTGTTGGAATTCGGTTTTGAATGTGAAATCTATCCCGAGTTGAAACGAAAAAGTACGTTTGGGGGCTCTCCTGATTACTTGGGGGAATATATACAGGAATTTATCGATACCTATGATGTAGACCGTACGCTATCTCCGCGAGACTACGTTTTACCAATTCCGTTGAACGAAGTGCTCGGAAATCCTAACGTTACGCAAAATCCGTTGTATTAAGTTAAATAGTTTGAGTTAGTTTTTTGTAAGTAAGTGAAAAACCTGTCAATTTTGACAGGTTTTTCATTTTGTGCATAGTATATTCATCAAGCCGTATCAATTGTTGCCGATGTATCGCCTATTAATTTTTTTTCTCGTCAGTTGTATTTCGATTCAGTTTCTTTCCTGTCGTAAAGAGACGGGTGCAGCAGACGATACTATTACACGTTTCAGATTACTTTCCGTTCAAGAAACCGGGGTCGATTTCAACAACGCTATTGTTGAGAATGGGAGCTTTAATATGGTCGACTTTTTTTACGTTTATAATGGTGGGGGGGTTGCTGTGGGGGATATTAACAACGACAGTTTGCCCGATATCTTCTTTTCGGGAAACATG
Protein-coding regions in this window:
- a CDS encoding RagB/SusD family nutrient uptake outer membrane protein, which encodes MKTINFKSLITLCSLVFFLALGCSDLEENPDFTTQDNFFNTAEQLELGVNAVYDGIGFGTQWFNHFYNRYVFESRVGYQVGWEKGPLDFQNGNVNPGDDYINAYWTISYDHINRANSVIQKADELKEEGVPNQALVDRVKAEAMFLRAFYYYNLVRYFDDIPVTTTRTESDQDLPSNENGKQVSLDLIISDLSMAAELLPESYDASNVGRATKWAAMALLVKGHLQAENWNEARTVAETIVNESGLTLFENFEDTFAVATENTGPRIFEAQVSGGANANEAQNAHQHFIPGDLPNDQGGVGWHWLNATQAYRAKFDPTDRRIPGTFITEYTTTRIGEKSDGELPTVTWSADAPYNLSRFGGMVSADADPDNPDDLVFSAAWSAKYTEVGISNATLSEKNTVYLRLADVLLGHSEAANESGSGDAYFGINTVRERAGLPALSGLSQDELRDAIVNERVLEFGFECEIYPELKRKSTFGGSPDYLGEYIQEFIDTYDVDRTLSPRDYVLPIPLNEVLGNPNVTQNPLY